The following are encoded together in the Cheilinus undulatus linkage group 3, ASM1832078v1, whole genome shotgun sequence genome:
- the LOC121507061 gene encoding G0/G1 switch protein 2-like: MSQTRENTHQLYHSLPYIFRPSLHALEAEPLEMESLQELIPFAKEMLSQKPNRGLLKVYLVGSVFAVLGTVIGLVGAVCQPFCPGEQMDAEMILMLAREQRTVESALQQRVEGKEEEEEEEKEEELATIQNKTHSKTHSLSQRNISNRLHAS; encoded by the exons ATGAGTCAGACGAGAGAGAACACACATCAACTCTATCACA GTCTTCCGTATATTTTCAGGCCATCGTTGCATGCACTTGAAGCAGAGCCATTGGAAATGGAGAGCCTGCAGGAGCTGATCCCCTTCGCCAAAGAGATGCTGAGTCAGAAACCAAACCGCGGCCTGTTAAAGGTCTACCTGGTGGGCTCCGTGTTTGCCGTGCTGGGGACGGTCATCGGCCTGGTGGGGGCTGTGTGTCAACCTTTCTGCCCAGGTGAACAGATGGACGCTGAGATGATCCTCATGTTGGCCAGGGAGCAGAGAACTGTGGAGTCTGCTTTGCAGCAGAGAGTGGAgggaaaagaggaggaggaggaggaggagaaagaggaggagctggCCACAATCCAGAACAAGACTCACTCCAAGACTCACAGTCTCAGCCAGCGGAACATTTCCAACAGGCTGCATGCTTCATGA